The Gloeothece verrucosa PCC 7822 genomic interval GTTTCTTGTTCATCAGGATCTAACCGATTATAAACTTCGGTAGCTCGTTGATCGAGTGTGCCTCCTATCCTCTCTAATTTTATATAAGTTGCCAATTTTAGAGTATTATTCGTTCTCTGTTTCCATAGTTCGGTTAAAGTATATTCTAATAAAGGCAAACCCCCTGGTGAACCCTCTACATCCTCTAAAATCTGTTCAATTAATTCATCTTCAACGGCTAAATTAACTTGAGCAGCAGGACGAGCGATCACATTCCTCAACTGTTCTTGTTCCATCGGTGTTACTGAAATCAAATGCTCCTGTATTTTGTTTGCCAGTCCATTATATTTTTGTTCTACACACTTACCAAAAAAGTCAGCCCTCATTGTTAGGACAATACATAATTTATCGGGAAGTTGTTCAATAGCACCTAAAATACATTTAAAAAACTCTTCTCTTTCATTAAAATCAGAGCAAAGGGTAAAAACTTCCTCAAACTGGTCAATAACTAATAGTGTTTTGGGGGTATCACTTGATTGAATTAATCGCCTCAATCCATCAGCACCCTCTTTTAATAAACCTTCGGCTTTCCCCAATTGTTCCGCTTTATCGGGTTGAGTCAAGGTGGGGTCGATAAATGCTTGAGCTAGATTCTGTAACGGGCGATCGCCTGGAAGCATAATTAAATACTGCCAATTCTCTGAACCCGCTAACTTACGACCTAGCTTTAATTGATGTAGTAATCCTGCCCTCAATACTGAAGATTTTCCACTGCCTGAAGCACCCAAGATAGCAACAAAGTTGCTGGTACGAACTTTATCAATTAGTTGGTCGGTTAACTCTTCACGTCCGTGAAAGTATTTCGGGTCTTCATCGTTACAATCAAAATATCTTAATCCTTTATAAGGACATATAGCATTCTCAACTGTTACTGTTACTTTCTCTTCTGTCACTTCCCATGTACGGGTTAAGTTGATGGGTTGACCGAAGTTGGTAAAAATGGGACGCTGTGTAGCATTGTTAATGTTTTGATTCAAATAATCAACTAAACCATAATTATCTACCCATCTATTCTTACAACGATTGGGGTTAAGTCCTTTCAACAATATTTTAGTCAGTACGCTATAGGAATCGCCTAAATCTTCCCAAGCTTGCTCGAATTCGCGTGAGGCGGCTATGAAGCAGCGATCTCGTACCTGCCCCGTTTCACCAGGGTTAGCTTCGGTAAAGTTAAGTAATTCTCCACTGTGGCAGCAATCTAACCATACAATCTGTTGCTTAATCGGACTTTCTTGTAATAATCGTCTCAACCACTGTAGTGATAGACCGTAAACTTCTAAATCAGGATTTACATCGCTAGTGGCTAAGAAACCTTCGGGAATACCTTCCGTTTCTCTCAATCCGTGACCTGAAAAGTAAAATAAAGCCGTATCGGGTATGTTATGGCCATCTGGCTTAAATAGTTTGATTAATTCTTTTTTAAGTTGTTTGAGGGTAACTTTACCCTTCTTGCCCACATAAAGCGAATTATCCTCTTTATTAATGGCTTCGGGTAATCTCCAGACATTAAAATCCCCATGCTTGGCCAGTAGAGATGCGATCGCTTCGGCATCTCTTGCCGGTGCTTCTAGATTGTGTAACCCATCGTAGGTGTAGTTATTTATTCCTACAACAAGTGCATCTCGACTCATAACATAATTTTGGGTATTATATTTGCTATATTAATTGCTAATTCCTGAAGTGCCAATAAAGTGATAGATGGTTCAACTTACGCCCATACAGCTTGACGATGATACCGTAGTCTATATAGAAGCCGACGATAACGTTGATGTTACTCCTGTCGTCGAACAAGAACAGGAGGAAGAAGAATTGACCAGGGACAGTCTGGGTAAAGGAAAAGGGTTAGGTGGTAAGACTGCGATCGCAGGTAGTATGAAGGCTATTGAGCATACCATTAAGGCTTATACAACTTATAGTCTCAATGCTTTTAAAGGAATTGCTGCTGGCTCTATAGATAAGGTTACATTGGAATTTGGTATTAAAGTAGCAGGTAAGGCAGGGATACCCTATTTAACTGAGGGTTCTGCTGACAGTCACCTCAAGATTACTGTTGAGTGTTCATTTCCGAAGAAAGATACTCAGCCTTAGTTATTGATTTGAGGGTTGGTAAGCGGCGCTCGCATTGAGGGTTTAAAATAACTTTGAGCGTTCCGATGGACTCAGGTCCATAATGAATACTTTTATTGATGGCGACTTTTGGGGTTAAATCTTACTAAAGATAATTTTTTATTCCCGTTATAGTTCATTAATTGCTATTCGTCATCGCTCTCGTCAGAGTTCTTTATTTATGAGAGTTTAGGCGTAGCTTATAGACTTAATGCCTTTTAAATTAGTATTATATAAGCTTTTCAGTCCGAATTTGACCCAAATTTTCCTTAAAAAAGTAAGTCGAGTGCCAAAATTAAGACAAGTGTTGTGCCATAATTGATGTAGCCCGAAATAATACAATTTATGATCAAGGTAAGCTATGTATCCTTTGTTCGTTAAAATTAGTGTATTAAGTGCTATCAATTTACCCACAATAGCCCAACTCTAAAGTCAGGTAAACAATACGTTATTATTTTACAATCAGCCGAGCGTCGTACCTAAAATGCTTTCTTCCCTTAAATTAAAACCCAAATTTGTAATTAATAGCATTGACGAAAAGACTTTATGCCAAGCTAAACAACATTTAGAAAATTGTCTCAAAAATACACAAGAGGGAAATTTTCAAGCCCAACGTCAGGAATATTACCGTGAATTAGCTGATCGAGAAGGGATCAGTTATGCTCAAATAGGAGAAAGGTTAGGAGAACTTATATCAAAACTTAACAAGACAGTTATTTTAGCTAAAGTTTTTCAGTCAACTTATCCCCAACATATTGATTTTACCACAAGCATTGAATTGTGTATTGCTCTAACTGATATTGTCAAAAATTATTGGATTTATTTGCCCCCGACCCTAGAATTAAAACACAAATTTGTTAAGATAGTTGAGAAAAGAATTAGCAAAGCTAACAAGACAACTCAAAAAAATGCCCCAACTCTACAACCGTTTAAGTCTATCAAAATGTTCGTTGATTTGTTTATTGAATCATTTAGATTAAGGAAATCTCCATTGCGACTTATAGATGAGTACCTGTCTTCTTATGATGGACTTTTACGTTCTATACTAAAACAGATAGAAGAAGAAAAAGAGATCGAGGAAGACTGGAGAGAATTTTGTGAAGCCAAAGAAAGATCGGCAAGAGAAGGAACAATCAACTGGGACGACCTCAAAAGTGAACTCGGATTTTGAATCATCTCAAGAAGAAGAGTTAAGTCAGACTTATAGAATTGAACTCGATAAAAAGGCAGCCAAAGATTTTAAAGGACTGCCTTCTGATATTCAGAAGAGAATAAAAGAAGCTATTGATAAACTACAATATGACCCTCGTCCTCCGGGGTGTAAAAAACTTAAAGCTTTTCAGCCACCGATGCGTATAAGGGTAGGTGATTACAGAATACTTTATGAAGTCGATGATCTCGAAAAAATAGTATATATTGGAGGAATTGGACATCGGCGAGAAATTTACGGAGATTAAAAGAAAATTAATTTATATTTACTATCGTATTTTTTCTAAAAAATATTAGAAAATTTTATTATTCAGCTATTAAAATATGGCTTAAACATCAAAGATAAATAATATTAGTCTTAAATGAGGTTTAATTGTTAACAAAGGAGTTAGACAATGAAAATTAACCTAGATACAGACCGAGAAATTATTCAAGAAGCCTTTCAAGTTTTAAGTAAACATCTAGACGCTTCTAAAGTCATGCGATTTTTAGCTATTTGTAATTTAGACAGAGATGATTATTTACAACTTAAAGAGCAACTGTTTGAAGGAGAAACCGTCGATAGTCTTTATGAAAAAATTCAAGCTTTAGAAAAGGAGGAAAATTTTTAATTCTCCTCATCCCCCCATAAGTCCCAATTCTTCGGCGCAAATACCGAATTATCGGGGCTTGATGCCGATTCTGCCACGAAACGCGCCCTATTTTCCATAGCAAGAACTCTTTCTGTGTCTCTCACGTACAATGGCGTTAACACGCGCCGCATCGCTATTAAATCGTTTAGTTCTAGGTTGATCGGGCTATTGTTGTAAAATCGGTTCTTTGCCGCCATTTCCACGATCGCCCGTATCTCTGCCCCCGTGCAATACTGCGACTCCGACAAGAGCAATCTCCACTCCCTTTCCGTTAACGGACCATCTGCCACCAAGTAGCGTTCATCAAACCGTCCTGCATGAAGCTGAAATATCTGCTTACGTTCAATAGCTTGAGGAAACCCAACGTAAAATATTTTATCAAACCGTCCTGCTCTGGTGAGTTCTGGGGGTAAGGCATCCAAACGGTTCAATGTTGCGATCGCAAAAACTTTAGTCTGTTTCTCCTGAAGCCAGGTCAAGAGAACACCCAACACTTCCTTAGTTGAACCTGACCCCGTTAAAGCGGCTTCAGGGTCAAAAAACTTATCAAACTCATCAAAATAGCAGACTGCGGGGGCTGCCGCTTCGATTCTCTGGAGAATTCGTTTTAGATATGCTGCCCCCTTGGATTTAACTAGGTCAACCCCTACACTGATTAATGGAAAACCAAGTCTTCTAGCAACAACCTTAGCCGCAAAAGTTTTCCCGGTTCCTGGTGGACCTGCTAATAACCAGCCTTTAGGTAATGGTAAGTTATATTCCCTGGCTTTATATGAATAGTCTAAAGCAACCTGTTCTATACCAAGTTTTAGCCTATCCAAGCCGCCAAAGTCGCTAACATCAGGAAGGGGTAAGAATTCTAACCCCAATCCTTGTAAACGTTTTATTTTATATTGGTATAGCCCATCGCCAAAGTCGGGAGAACTTAAGGCCAGTTGACAACCAACCTCTATCTCTGCGGCTGATAGACCTGAGACTGAGTTGATTAGGCGATCGCTTATTTCTAGAGTAATCCCATTTCTCTTAAAAAAGTTTTGTAATATGTCTTGAATTTGGGAGATAGTAGGTAAAGGATAAATAACAGATGGTAACAGTGAATTAAGGTGTGTGGGTAACTCAAGTTCTTCAACATCCAACAATATTAAATATTTTTTTTCAAATAACTTAAAGTTATCCAAGGTATCAAGAAGAAAAGTCGTTAATACCTCCCTTTTAGTTTTTATTTCATCGTGAAGTAAAGCCCCTATATTTTCGAGACAAAATATCCCCTCAGTGAAATTATTTTGTAAGCTCTCAAACAAGTCTTGTAATGTGGTTAGTTCCTGTTTATAATCGCCATTATCAGTTAAGTCTTTAGTTGCCAGATTCCAGTAATAAACAGGAATCTTTAAATCAGAGGATAATTGTTGTAAAAATTCCTGTTTTACCTTGCTCCTCTCCAGTGCGGGGAAACTTAAGTAAGCTCCCCTGAAGCATCTTAAATTATTTATGATTTCTTTTTGCATTTTAAGTCCTCAACTAAATTAATGAAATTGGCAGTAAAGGCATGGGAAAATTAAGCGATAACAAGTTGATTTAAACTTGTTTGATTAACAAGCGATCGCTAACTTTTATAGAACTGTAATCAAATCTTATTACTGCCAATAAAAATTGGTTAATTGTTAACGACCTCGCCCTCTTCTAGCAGGAGCTTCATTGCGTCTTTGTTCCACTTGCCGCTCTATTTCTCGTTGTGATTTCTTGGTCATATCGAGCATATTCTCGATATAATCCAAATCTTTAGTAGTCATGTGATTGAAATTTCCATGAGTGAAACTTCGCTGAAATATAGTCTCATAGGTATTTTCAGCCGCATTTAAACGCATTATGCCAATTTGTCCTTTAGGCGTTGCTTTGACCAAATATTTTTCCTCTTTATCTACTATTTTTACAAAATTTTCTGTCGACTGTTTAGCCAAAATTACAAACTCGTCCATGAGCCGGGTGCTTCTGGCTTCTTTGACAGATAATAATCGATCTTCTGTGGCAAAGCTGTCAGTTACATCACCTGTCTTTAAGGCATTTTTCAAAATTTTTATGGCGTTGAGATGATTTTCATCGAGATTAGAATCAATGAGCATTACACCACCAAAACTGTTAGTTTTAAATCTTAACAATTCCTGCCCTTCATTGTCCTGAAGCTTAAACAAATCGCCTTTACGCAATATTGTATAATCATTGCCTTTGTATTGACGATCACCTCTCACCGTGTGCTTTTTCCACAATTGAAGAACGGTAGAAGCGGCTGACTGCTCCTGCCTTTTTGTACGCCATAGATCCCAAATACGCCCAGTCCCTTGAGATGCCTTCTGCCACCATTTGTAATCGCGCAGATTCTTCAGCCGTTCTTTTAACGCCTCGTCAACCGCTTGCTGAACTTCATCTTTGAATCCCGCTCGGATTTCGGTTTTCATTTCTTCGCGGAAAACTTGGAAATCGTTAATCAATTGGCTAAGAATGTCTGGATTTCCTTCTGCTTTAGTTTCTAATGCTTTAGAAAATCCAGGGCTTTCTTTCTGTTGTTGAGATTTTACTTGTTGTTGAGAACTTGAAAAATTAGCATTAATCTCGACTTTGCCCTCATTATCTGTTTTAAAAAAAGTTAAGGTTTTGTCTTCTTTTTGAAATTTAACCTCAACGTTTTCCAAGCCTTTAATTTGTTGTCCTGGTTGGGCTAATTGATACGCTACCTCTAATTTACTGTTTAAAGCAACGTCTAAATTATTAATTTCCTTTCCCTTATCAGTTTTCCCTTTAATTAATGTTTCATGTTGCCAAATTTGAATGAAAGGTATGACTTCGCTGGCTTGGTCTTTTTCTTTTTCTTCAGTATTAACACTATCTTTTGGTTTATTTTCTAATTTTACTTCTTTCTTTCCGTTCAATTCATTATTTTCTATCGCTACTTGATCACTTTTTCCATTAGTTTCGTTCTTACCTGTCATTTTTGAGCTACTTTGTTCTTGACTTTGCTGTGGTTCAATCTCGTCTTTTTTTTCCTTTTCTTGTTTTTTTTCCTCTTCTGCTTTTAAGGCTTGCATTTGCAAAAAAGACTGAGCAAAAGCAATTAACGCGCCTTGCATCTGGCTAACGTGGTTTTCACTAACTGGGGTTACGGACATAAATTACCTCCCTATTGGGTTTAAAATACTTTTCAAATTTTGAACACGATTAAAAAGAACCTTTTCATTTTTTCCGGGTTTTTCTAGAAAATAAGCAAGAGTTCCATTAACGTAGACAGCTATATATTCAAAAACATGATCGTCATAACGGTTTAATTCAAAAAACCCCAATGGAGTATGACCACCAATTACGCCTAACTGGTCAAAAAACTCAACCGTTTCAATTTCTAGATCGGCGGGAAAAGGCTCCAACTTTTCTTCTTTAGCGGATTTTAAGGTTTCTTTAATTTTTTCGGTAATCTTCATAATTTAATTCCTCAAAAGTTAATCAGCAATTACTTGATTTAATTTTTCCATCGTATCCAACAGTTTTTTGTTATGACCATTGTTTACATTATTTAACGCTTGTTTTTGATTTTGACTTTGCTTTTTAGCACCTCCTTGATTTCCTCCTTTACCATTATTATTATTGGGCTGCTCAGGCTCCGGAAATAACTCATTGACAAGCGCTAACCGTTCTTCAAACTGTTTCCTGCGGATATCGTCAGTTACATCAGAAATTCGATCGCGCTTAAGGGCATTCCGAATTTTAGGCCACCTGGCGCAAGACCATTCCATTTCCTGAATTTCGCACCTGGCCACCTTAATCTTTTGCTTAATGGGAACATACTCCTCCTCACCCCGACTATATGCAGGATTGATGATTACAGCCTTACCAGTGGGAAGTTTTAAAAATTGTGCCGGTTCAAATAATGGTCTTTTTTGACGATTATCTGACGTTGACCGACTGCCACCTCCACCGTGTTTCCCTGTATTTTTAGAACGAGATTTAGAGTCATATTTGACCTCTACTTCTCCCAAGAAATCGGAGAAATACTTAGCTGATTCGGGATCTTGGGGATTAAAGAGGAATTTACAGGCTGTACCGCCGAATATAATTCGTGCCAGTTCTTTCCCATAGATACGCTCTAATTGACCCAGGTTTTGAGCAGCGATAACACCACAGAAACCGTCCTCACGGGCCTCATTTAGCCAATTTTGCAGTTGAGGGAGGTAAATTGTCGGTAGTTCGTCTAAAAAGACACATAGAGGGTCTTTTCTGGGTTCAACGCGGCTTATATTCCTAGAGACAACCATGTGTAACGTGGCTGCCAATAACGGCCCGACAATATCCCTATTGTTCCTATCCAGCCCAAAGACTATTAAAGTCTTACCATCTAAGTCCAAAGGTAATGTAGACTTACCACAGAAAGCACCAATATAGTCTTTTTTAAGGAATTTTTGAAAGGTTCTTTGTGCCGTACCCACGATACTACTTTCCGTCTCGGATGAACCACTGACACTCATGATCTGGTCTAATGGTCGCATAGTCCACACCGGAAACTTATTTTGCTGTTGTGCGTGTAGTAATCTCAAACCTAACTTGGGTAAAGATAATATAGCACTAGCAGTCATTAAATCAGCGTATTGACGACCTCGCATTTGAGCAACAGCCTTGGTGAGTAGGAAGACCCCCTCAACCAAAGTAGCACCCGCATCCTCAAAGAATTTATCGCCTTTGCCGCCACTACCGAGATCACAGTTTTTAGTGATCGTGTGGGCCAGTTGCCCTGCGGCCACTGCATCCTCAGCATCTTTCAAGAAGTCTAAGATATTACAACTATCAGACTCGGAGAAACCTGGCGCAAATACCCTAATCTTATAGCCTCGTTTTAAGGCGTAAGCCACAGCCCGACTGGTTTGTGCAGGATATTTGAAATCATAGATTATGGTGGGAAATCCCTGATCTAAGGCGGCTCTGATGAGAGGATCTATTACTGAGAAGGTCTTACCGCTTCCTGCGCCTCCCAAGACTGCCACCCCTCTCTGTACATCGGGAACGTAGAAAGTGTCGGGGGAGGGAAATCGTTGGCAGAAAACTTCTCTTTTATCGATAACCCATCGCTCCTGTAACTTTTGGAGAACCCTATCCGGCATTCCCAAGTATAGAGCAGCCGAGTTTCTCTTAGGATCATCTATTTGCTTCCTTGCCCTTTGAGCGGCTTTACGTTTTTCACCTCCACCTCCCCAATAAGAAGTAGCGAGTTTGGCTTTCTTACTACCACCATTATCTATTAATGATAGTAAGCCGAATGCGGCAACTGACCCTAGGAGTGCTAACCCAGATGGGGTATTGAGGAAGTTAGTTATTGATGAGGTGGGTAGGTTAATATTAGGGGTGTTTGATTGACCAATGTAATATGACATAGCTTTATAATCCAACGAATATTTCTTCACCTACGTGATAAGACTTAAAAGGAACTGGTCCCACCAAATAAGGGGAACAACCACAGAGACTACAAAACCGGAAGAATAAAGCTGTTTCTACCATATCAGTGGCCTCGTTGGTATTCCAAACAACTACCTTAAAATTCGGTCCGTAGGGATGTCTGCCTGTAGGTTCCTTTCCGGCAAGACAACCGCTACCCCCATCGACTTCTTGATACTTGCCGCTTATCCACTGTTTGCCGTCTACTAGAAAATTTCCCGTCAATTCGATCTGGGCACAGTTATGAGAGCAATTTTTATTGAAACCAACATTGTAGCCACCAGAAATACTGCGGTTAGTGGGATGTTCCGACTTACCCAACACCAAGTCAACAAGAGCGAACCCTCCACCAATACCTAGAGAATTAAGGGGGTATTTTACTAAAGCTGGAACTTCACTAACCTTTAAACTTTGCCAGTAGCTAAATTGTTTTAAGGGTGTATCAGCTAACCCTGGTATTGAGGATAAATTGTATTTAGATAAGTCGAAATTCTTGAAGGTAAGCTTATTTAACTCTGGGTATTTCTTGACTAAATTTTTGAGAAGAGCATTTTGAACTTTACTAAGATTATACCCTTTAGACTTGAGGAAGTTTTGGACGAAGGGAATCTGTTTGACCCGATAATCCCTTAGCCCTTTGACATTATTTAACAAGTTCCCGAAGTTGGCTTTCTGGAAATAGCCAAATTGGTTAAGGGTGTAATTAGCATTTGTGTTATCACTTTTATTTAAAATATCATTCAAAGTGATGTTTGTCAACTCTAAATCTTCTAAAGTTAACAAATTTTCCAATCGCTGCCCCTCCTTCCAATTGAACTTTTTATTATCGGGTAAATCAAATGACCCTCCTTCCGCTAATGAAGGTAAAGATTCAAAGGTAACGATTTGATTATCTGAAGATATTCCCGGCTTACTCAGCAATAATATAAAGCTAAGTATCCAGAATATTCCCCATCCGAGAAAGAAGAAATAGGGGAGTTTTAATTTTTGAAGTAAAGGGAGTTTTTGGAGCATTATTGTCCTAACTCCTGTAAACGATTAACAACATCATTAGAAACTCCAGCTTTATTGGCAGATTCTTCTACTGACAATCCCTTTGATAGATAGGAAATAAAATTGTTAACTTTCTTATCCAAGGGGGAACCATCCTGTAATAAATTTTGTTGTTTAGCGGCTAACACTCCCTGTCGGAATGTCTGGACTATTTCATGATTGTTAACGGGTTGATTATTTTCCACTTCAGTTATTTCAAAAACTAAATAACTGGGTGTGGTTGACTTAACGATTTTGAAGAGGTAAACGCTACCTTTACCTTCATTCGATTGAGTAATAACGGTCAGCAAACTTTGAGCCGTTTGGGGGAGTCCTGGTATCTTTAAATCGTTTATTTTCTTTAAATGGAGAACCTTAACATCTCCACCATCTGTACAGTTATCCTGTAATCCTTTTAAACATCCATCGGCAGTTAGAACGACAAAGGAGGGATTATCTAACCACGCCTGAGAGATAGTTTCATCAGTTGCTAAAAAACTAATGGTTACACCGTGACCATTGGATAAATAAATGGTTTCTGGTTTAATTTGCCGAGTCTGTCCGTTGTTATCCCCTATCCTTATCTGTCGTACAATATCCGGAAAAGACAAGACGGGTAGGGCAACTAATCCCATAATTAAACTGCTTAATACAAATGTCCTCATTCCCTATAGCTCCAACGATCGATTAACCTGTATCTGTACTTTCGTCCCCGGATTGAGATACCAGAGACGTTCCCTATCCCGTAACTCATCAATTTCTGAGTCATTTCTTTTTTTGATCTGATCGCTGAGGGGTTCAAAGCCGCCCTCCAACACAGCACCCATGTAATTAGGGCTATCATAAGTAGGGTTTGCTGAAAAAGTGACTCAAAAATTTATGCGGCTAAAAGCCTATAATTTTTGGAGCAATTGATAAGTTTTACATATTTTAAATATTTTAAAGTACATTTTTTTTAATCAAAATTGTTGTTTCAGTTCAAATGTTTTACTCTTGAAAAATAACCACAAAAAAATTGATAAAAACTGCCGTAGCAGTGTGGAAAGATTGACAACTAAAAAAGTAATAGCAATAGATGTTTCTGATGTTTCAGGGAGTTTAGTCATCACCAAATTGAGGCTAAATCTTCGTTTAGCTTGTCCGAATTTTCCTTCAATAGCATTGCGGAAACGCTCATCATCAATAGCTTGTTTTTTATCCTGTTGAATAACATTTTTAGGGGGTCTTCCTAAAGGGGGTCCACTGATTCTTATTCCTCTTACCTTGCACCATTCTCTGTTTGCTCTCGTTCGATAAATTTTATCGACATGAATGGATTCGGGGTAATATCCTGTAAATTCCTTATACCTTTCAACTTGAAACTTTAAATCTCCTGATTCATTAAAATTGTCCCAGCTTAAATGGTCTAAAAAAACATAGTTTTCAAAGCAACTTACTGAAATTTTAGCTCCAAACTCTACAGGTTTTCCAGCTTTTCCTCTAACAATAGGGCGAATATGTGGTTGTGTTAGACTAACAATTCTATCATCAATTCTCGAAGAAAAATTTTGATACATCCATAATTGTTGACGATAAACTTCTACTACTACCAACAACATTTTATATTTTGTTGACCGGAGACGGCTTAACTCCGCTCCAGCCTCTATTAACTTGTCTATGTGAGAAAGATTTCTT includes:
- a CDS encoding caspase family protein; the protein is MSRDALVVGINNYTYDGLHNLEAPARDAEAIASLLAKHGDFNVWRLPEAINKEDNSLYVGKKGKVTLKQLKKELIKLFKPDGHNIPDTALFYFSGHGLRETEGIPEGFLATSDVNPDLEVYGLSLQWLRRLLQESPIKQQIVWLDCCHSGELLNFTEANPGETGQVRDRCFIAASREFEQAWEDLGDSYSVLTKILLKGLNPNRCKNRWVDNYGLVDYLNQNINNATQRPIFTNFGQPINLTRTWEVTEEKVTVTVENAICPYKGLRYFDCNDEDPKYFHGREELTDQLIDKVRTSNFVAILGASGSGKSSVLRAGLLHQLKLGRKLAGSENWQYLIMLPGDRPLQNLAQAFIDPTLTQPDKAEQLGKAEGLLKEGADGLRRLIQSSDTPKTLLVIDQFEEVFTLCSDFNEREEFFKCILGAIEQLPDKLCIVLTMRADFFGKCVEQKYNGLANKIQEHLISVTPMEQEQLRNVIARPAAQVNLAVEDELIEQILEDVEGSPGGLPLLEYTLTELWKQRTNNTLKLATYIKLERIGGTLDQRATEVYNRLDPDEQETAKHIFLSLTQLGEGTEDTRKRIFKQDLITTKHSSVLIDKIVHKLADEKLIVTSEQLEKRSANARVAVVDVAHEALIRHWELLKQWLNENQEKLLQQRKIENNAQYWHKEGRKNKDLLRGSRWKEAKKFLQKHKNNFDLNEITQQFIKASKSEQKKRLVLGSVVLMIVFLSSIGAINLQKLLQFYQEKTYCPYRENKARNCFRLIITSGDKEERLFSSTSNYFLEEGTKYFKKFTQTNNPEQKEQNYNQAVLSFQQAIESDPADPVPQIYLNNAKARWRGNPLKLAVVVPIDSMKRQQKIFYKV
- a CDS encoding CU044_2847 family protein — protein: MVQLTPIQLDDDTVVYIEADDNVDVTPVVEQEQEEEELTRDSLGKGKGLGGKTAIAGSMKAIEHTIKAYTTYSLNAFKGIAAGSIDKVTLEFGIKVAGKAGIPYLTEGSADSHLKITVECSFPKKDTQP
- a CDS encoding type II toxin-antitoxin system RelE family toxin — translated: MNSDFESSQEEELSQTYRIELDKKAAKDFKGLPSDIQKRIKEAIDKLQYDPRPPGCKKLKAFQPPMRIRVGDYRILYEVDDLEKIVYIGGIGHRREIYGD
- a CDS encoding ATP-binding protein encodes the protein MQKEIINNLRCFRGAYLSFPALERSKVKQEFLQQLSSDLKIPVYYWNLATKDLTDNGDYKQELTTLQDLFESLQNNFTEGIFCLENIGALLHDEIKTKREVLTTFLLDTLDNFKLFEKKYLILLDVEELELPTHLNSLLPSVIYPLPTISQIQDILQNFFKRNGITLEISDRLINSVSGLSAAEIEVGCQLALSSPDFGDGLYQYKIKRLQGLGLEFLPLPDVSDFGGLDRLKLGIEQVALDYSYKAREYNLPLPKGWLLAGPPGTGKTFAAKVVARRLGFPLISVGVDLVKSKGAAYLKRILQRIEAAAPAVCYFDEFDKFFDPEAALTGSGSTKEVLGVLLTWLQEKQTKVFAIATLNRLDALPPELTRAGRFDKIFYVGFPQAIERKQIFQLHAGRFDERYLVADGPLTEREWRLLLSESQYCTGAEIRAIVEMAAKNRFYNNSPINLELNDLIAMRRVLTPLYVRDTERVLAMENRARFVAESASSPDNSVFAPKNWDLWGDEEN
- a CDS encoding type IV secretory system conjugative DNA transfer family protein, producing the protein MSYYIGQSNTPNINLPTSSITNFLNTPSGLALLGSVAAFGLLSLIDNGGSKKAKLATSYWGGGGEKRKAAQRARKQIDDPKRNSAALYLGMPDRVLQKLQERWVIDKREVFCQRFPSPDTFYVPDVQRGVAVLGGAGSGKTFSVIDPLIRAALDQGFPTIIYDFKYPAQTSRAVAYALKRGYKIRVFAPGFSESDSCNILDFLKDAEDAVAAGQLAHTITKNCDLGSGGKGDKFFEDAGATLVEGVFLLTKAVAQMRGRQYADLMTASAILSLPKLGLRLLHAQQQNKFPVWTMRPLDQIMSVSGSSETESSIVGTAQRTFQKFLKKDYIGAFCGKSTLPLDLDGKTLIVFGLDRNNRDIVGPLLAATLHMVVSRNISRVEPRKDPLCVFLDELPTIYLPQLQNWLNEAREDGFCGVIAAQNLGQLERIYGKELARIIFGGTACKFLFNPQDPESAKYFSDFLGEVEVKYDSKSRSKNTGKHGGGGSRSTSDNRQKRPLFEPAQFLKLPTGKAVIINPAYSRGEEEYVPIKQKIKVARCEIQEMEWSCARWPKIRNALKRDRISDVTDDIRRKQFEERLALVNELFPEPEQPNNNNGKGGNQGGAKKQSQNQKQALNNVNNGHNKKLLDTMEKLNQVIAD
- a CDS encoding TrbI/VirB10 family protein, coding for MGAVLEGGFEPLSDQIKKRNDSEIDELRDRERLWYLNPGTKVQIQVNRSLEL